The Neurospora crassa OR74A linkage group I, whole genome shotgun sequence genome segment CATGAACAGGCACAACAGCCGAGGATGAACTAGACGCAGCAACCTCCGTCTGGACCGTGTCTCGCAAGTATGCGAGCGCTTCGCCGCCGGGGTAGTTGAGCGATGAGACCAATAACATGCCCGTGCTAGCCACAAAGGATACCACAATCGACCCAAGTAGAACTCCCCACGTCAAGATAGCAACCGTCTTCCCTGCCTTGAGGCTCCGCCTGGCAATCCAATCCGCCCCCAAGGCCGCAGCACCAGTAAGCGAAGGAACCACGTAAAAGATGAACCTCGCTTCCTTGTGCGGCTGCAGCGAGTAGATCGCCACAAACAAGAGACTCGGCACCAGCAGTCCCTTCACCGCCGGTCTCACAGCCGGCTGCTTCCACGCCACGGGGATCATCAAACCCCAGGTGAGCGGATTGACCAGCAGTCTCGGGATGGCCGAGACAAAGTAGTACCACCATGGAGAGGTGCCCCACTCGCTCGAGTTGCCTTGCACGGCGTTGAAGTAGAAGCCCCACAGTTCAGGCCAGAGCGGTTTCTGCCAAAAGTAAGAATCCAAGGGCACCGTCATGATAAGGGAGACGATGACGGCGACGATAAAGTGCGGGATTATGCGCTCCAGAGAGGTGGAGGGGACGAcaaagaggaggtggaagatggtggtgaagaggagaagcGCTACTTCGGAGCGGAAGATGACGCCAGCCATGACAAGTAGCGAGATGGCAGAGCGGTGGCGACGGTGGATGAGCTCCGGAGATTGCGGGttcgggaggaggagagcggcggcggtagttGCTGATCGTGTTAGATTCCCATTATccatgaggatgaggatgaggcaATTCACTTACTCAGTCCGAAAGCAAACATATTCGGCAACGTCCTCGACGCGTAGAAAATGACATGGAACTGACTGGCCTGCAAAAGTAAATACCACCTGGCTGCCGAGCGTCCATAGGCACGTCTAAAATTCCGCGCAAACAAAAGAATAGCGGCCGCATTGGCGAGGCCTAGCATACCCCTCACAATGGTTTGGGCATGGTCGAAGCCGACAAGGTTGACGATGGGCTGTCCGAGACCGGCCAAGACCACAGGGCCAACAAAGGTTCGGGGTACAGCACCAGGAAAGGTGAAATGGTCATATGTTTGAGATAGTCGGTGATAGGCATTCTGAAGTGGCGTGCCGTACACAAGGACATCGTGGGTGGCTTGGATGTTGAAAGACTCCTCAACCTTGGTGTATGGGGCGATgaagaggtgaaggaggacgagggttGGGATGAGGAGGTAGAGCCCCCAATCTGGCTGGACGGTAAGTCGCAGTGCGCATGCGAGTGTGAGAGTGTGTgcgaaaaaggaaagaagacatACCCAATACAGACATTAGCTTCATGGTGTCTGGTACGATGCTTCACCTCATGTTGGTAAGGTGACGATGAGATGAAGAGATTCGGAAtaaggctgttgttgttgttgttgacagTTTGCAAGGGGTCGTCGGCCAGGTAAAGATGAGCTGGCTGACTGTTGACTGTGTACAGGAAATGTGAACATAGGCGTAGTATAGCCTGAGGAAAGTGATGGAATGCATATATCAATACTTGATTAATTCAAATTAGGCGTACTTCAAGACCTTTACAATAGTCTTCTATGATTCATCCGGACTTCAAAACAGTTAATCTAAGAGTTATTGTGCGGATTATGCCTCTCATCGTCAAAGTTGATGCTTCTTGGCAAAGATTATCTCGTACAGAAACATCACCAGATGGAAACAAACAGTGCCATTGGCCGTGCGTGAGCCCCCTgaaacagcaacaacgggAACCCCACCAGTGCAGTGGAGGTTTCATAGCAAGAGGAACCCGACCCTGGAACATCCCCGCCGACTCAACAGCTAGGAACCACCTACCTAACATTAGCACCTGTCTCCATTGCCCTGGCCTGTCCGTCTACCCATCCGTCGCCGCGCCGCCATTTCGACCTTCACCGagtaaacaaaaacaaacaaacaagagTATCACACTCCTTCCCACCCTTAGAGGAATATCCGTCAAGATGGCGACCGCAGACCCCTTTGATTCCGCCCTGTAAGTCTACCAAGTCGCAGAGTCCGCCTACCCACCACCCCTCCTTGCGCCCCAGCCAGATCTACACCGACCGCCAACTACATCACGGGcatcaccactaccaccaccaccaacaacaacaacatcatcatcgccatcacgAAGCGCGGCACAGCGCAAACAACCAGAGACGAACCAGGTCATATAAGCTGACACCCCTTACCCAAACAgcgacctcctccgccgcctcaaCCCCAAACACACGGCCGAGCACCTCAACAACCTCATCACCCTCGCCCCCGACCTGACCGAAGACCTGCTCTCCTCCGTCGACCAGCCCCTGACCGTCAAGCGCTGCAAGCAAACCGGCCGCGACTACCTGCTATGCGACTACAACCGCGACGGCGACAGCTACCGCTCGCCATGGAGCAACCAGTTCGACCCTCCGCTCGAGGGCGGCAACCAGGGCGGTAGCGGTGGagatggcgagggagatggaggagaaggcggtgCGGCGGGATCGATCATGCCTGGCGAGAGggtgaggaagatggagatcAAGGCCAACGAGGCGTTTGACGTGTACAGGGAGCTGTATTATGAGGGGGGTGTGAGTTCGGTGTATTTCTGGAATTTGGACGATGGGTTTGCgggggtggtgttgttgaagaagtgTGAGTTATTCCTCTGTCGTCGTCATTTGTTTTGGGTTGGACTGCACGGGATGGACCGATGCGCGTGAGACTCTTGCGCTTGCCGGAGCCTATCGACACTACATACAAGAACAAGTCTGCTAACCTACACTTATGTCAACAGCCTCCCCAACcaatccctcctcctcgggcgtGTGGGACTCCATCCACGTCTTCGAAGCCTCGGAGCGCGGCCGCACCTCCAACTACCGCCTTACCTCGACCGTCATCCTCTCGCTGGCCACCAAGGGCAACGCTCTCGGCGAGGTTGATCTCTCGGGCAACATGACGCGCCAGGTCGAGCAGGACCTGCCTGTCGAGAACGACGAGAGCCACATTGCCAATATTGGCCGCCTGGTCGAGGACATGGAGCTCAAGATGCGCAACCTGCTGCAGGAGGTCTACTTtggcaaggccaaggacgTCGTGGGCGATCTGAGGAGTGTCGGCTCCCTCAGCGAGGGACAGAGGGATCGCGATGCGCAGATGGAGATTATTGGGAGTATGAGGAAAGCGTAAGCAGGCATGCAAGGGCtactgtggtggtggaaggagaggaaatGGTTAGTTGGCAAAGACAAAGCGAAGCGAAATCGGCTATTGCTGTGTGATTAGCAGGCGTATTTGAAACGGTATTTTCgcgagaaagagagagagagagagaagaagagggcgggAAGACATGTGTCTCTGCTTGGTATGCtacatctctctctctccaaacAAATTCTAGTTAATAATTCATCACACACACATAAAGTTGTCTGAACTATGGTCTCGGTCTCACCGACGGGACTAGACCTGATCAGTTTGACCAACCCCCGGGACCGAGTATACTCCTCAACAGATCAGAGACAAGACACCCGAAAAATATCCCGGGTAATGCCCACACCCAACGCCATGTCTCTCAAAAACGGGATTTCGCATATCGATTACCTTCCGATCCTGCCGACCCCGACCTCTTCCCACCAagacatttttttttttggagaaTTCCCGGTTGTTTCCTTATGGGTCAAATCACTGACTTTGTGGGATTTGGTGGTGAGACCTTGGTGTAACCAGTGCAGCTCAATTCAGTCCAGTTACTTCATGTCTACAAAGCATTCTATACCAAAAGTTTCAAGGGTCGTCTCGTATACGGAAGTTTTCCGCGATAAGTAACCtctagataggtaggtatcgtTCGTTCACCGCTAGAGCGCCCTCGGCGGACTGAAGATAACCTAGGCACTCTTTTCGTATCTTTGTACCACAACACACCACCCAAGCAAGACCAAGACACCGACCAAGACCACGACCAAGactgacggcggcggcggcgaaggcGGCTCAAGGGCGGCTCGAGGGCGGCTCGAGGGCACGGCATGTACCCCGGGAAGAGGGGGAGCTAGAGATCGGGGAATTCGGGGaattagtgtagtgtacctctaggcgGAGAGTAGGCGGAGAgtaggtgggtgggtgggtgtccACTGGATCGCGATGCACTCACTAGTACCCTAAAGGTATGTGTTTCGGTCTGCTTTGCCGGGGTGGACTTGGGTAGGTAGTCTacatggtaggtaggtagaggtatgattAGTAAGGTCTTTCTCAATGGCCTTTTCTTTCCAGTCATcaaagatggaaggaagcaCAAGACATGGAAGACAAAGGCGTGACGTGACGGGCACGTATTGATGATCTTATGGactaaatacctacctaggtaccttcaTCAACTGAATTTAGAGGTTTTTGTCATCTTCGAAAAGCCCGGagctacactacctaggtaggtactgagATATCTCCGCCATCGACACATGCATCGACACCGATTCAGTGGAGTGTACCCCGAAATCACACAAAAAGATGATGAATATCCTCCCCGAAGTTTCCCTGCCATCATGTCCACTGACAAGGGTTCTTCGGatcgaggaagagaaagaaagagaaagaaaagaaatatcGTAGCCTACTTAGACTGGGGTACGAAAGAGAGCCGATCCGGTATCCGTAGTGTACATTACCACATGTGCTTCCACACTACCTATCTCTATGTAGaaaggtacactacaccacacTACGATCTACAAAAAACCCATAATATCCCCCCTAAATCTACCACTACGTTTTTATCCGATTCTAT includes the following:
- a CDS encoding alpha-1,6-mannosyltransferase subunit codes for the protein MKLMSVLDWGLYLLIPTLVLLHLFIAPYTKVEESFNIQATHDVLVYGTPLQNAYHRLSQTYDHFTFPGAVPRTFVGPVVLAGLGQPIVNLVGFDHAQTIVRGMLGLANAAAILLFARNFRRAYGRSAARWYLLLQASQFHVIFYASRTLPNMFAFGLTTTAAALLLPNPQSPELIHRRHRSAISLLVMAGVIFRSEVALLLFTTIFHLLFVVPSTSLERIIPHFIVAVIVSLIMTVPLDSYFWQKPLWPELWGFYFNAVQGNSSEWGTSPWWYYFVSAIPRLLVNPLTWGLMIPVAWKQPAVRPAVKGLLVPSLLFVAIYSLQPHKEARFIFYVVPSLTGAAALGADWIARRSLKAGKTVAILTWGVLLGSIVVSFVASTGMLLVSSLNYPGGEALAYLRDTVQTEVAASSSSSAVVPVHADVLSCMTGVTLFGTATGYASAVPSKGKIVRKSPGNSVVLALDKTENESVLAQEAFWKRFDYVLTEDIKKVKGDDWETVGVVKGYSGIEVSLNGHAEEDKVPEDVPVVGKGVSVERWKKRVKAITGGKWVGPRMVPRIYILRRVKDVRRARETVDV
- a CDS encoding F-actin-capping protein subunit beta, which encodes MATADPFDSALDLLRRLNPKHTAEHLNNLITLAPDLTEDLLSSVDQPLTVKRCKQTGRDYLLCDYNRDGDSYRSPWSNQFDPPLEGGNQGGSGGDGEGDGGEGGAAGSIMPGERVRKMEIKANEAFDVYRELYYEGGVSSVYFWNLDDGFAGVVLLKKSSPTNPSSSGVWDSIHVFEASERGRTSNYRLTSTVILSLATKGNALGEVDLSGNMTRQVEQDLPVENDESHIANIGRLVEDMELKMRNLLQEVYFGKAKDVVGDLRSVGSLSEGQRDRDAQMEIIGSMRKA